From a region of the Pectobacterium aquaticum genome:
- the shiA gene encoding shikimate transporter, with product MDTSTTPTLSQPGGSLPQQDDSLSSDKTLQTQTVSHFQHRAKRAAWGSFVGAVVDWYDFLLYGIVAALVFNTEFFPQVSPTMGTLAAFGTFGVGFLFRPLGGMVFGHFGDKLGRKRMLMITVWMMGISTALIGLLPSFDSIGWWAPVLLVTLRAIQGFAVGGEWGGAALLAVENAPKKKKAFYSSGVQVGFGVGLLLATGSVSVVSNLTTNEEFTTWGWRLPFLFSLILVAIAWWVRNGMDESQEFEANKTLGERANKLRSFPIMEALRQHPKAFLLIIALRLGELLTMYIVTAFALNYSTTHLGLSRDIFLNIGLLVGAISCVSIPFFAYLADSFGRRRIYVTGALIGAASAVPFFMALESHNTLLILFFAIMLANIAHDMIVSVQQPMFTELFGTAYRYSGAGVGYQVASVVGGGFTPFIAVLLVQFMDGSWHAVAAYLAIGCLLSAIVGMQMKAKPTDASPH from the coding sequence ATGGACACCTCAACTACGCCAACACTCTCACAGCCTGGCGGCTCATTACCTCAGCAAGATGACTCACTTTCTTCTGATAAAACCTTACAAACACAGACAGTAAGCCATTTTCAACATCGAGCAAAACGCGCAGCATGGGGAAGTTTTGTGGGGGCCGTTGTCGATTGGTACGATTTTCTACTGTACGGAATTGTTGCCGCTCTTGTATTTAATACCGAATTTTTCCCACAGGTCAGCCCGACAATGGGGACGCTGGCGGCATTTGGTACGTTCGGCGTTGGTTTCCTGTTTCGACCGCTAGGCGGCATGGTGTTTGGCCACTTCGGCGATAAGCTGGGTCGTAAACGAATGCTGATGATCACGGTCTGGATGATGGGTATTTCTACTGCGCTGATTGGCCTGTTACCCTCGTTTGATTCGATTGGCTGGTGGGCACCGGTGCTGCTGGTTACGCTGCGGGCAATTCAGGGCTTTGCGGTGGGTGGTGAATGGGGCGGTGCGGCGCTGTTGGCGGTAGAGAATGCACCGAAGAAGAAGAAAGCGTTTTACAGCAGTGGCGTACAGGTTGGCTTTGGGGTCGGTCTGCTACTTGCTACAGGGTCGGTATCGGTGGTGAGCAATTTGACGACCAACGAAGAATTTACCACCTGGGGTTGGCGTCTGCCGTTCTTATTCAGCCTGATTCTGGTGGCTATCGCCTGGTGGGTGCGTAACGGGATGGATGAGTCTCAGGAATTTGAGGCGAATAAAACGCTGGGAGAAAGAGCCAATAAATTGCGTTCGTTCCCTATCATGGAAGCACTGCGCCAGCACCCGAAGGCATTTCTGCTGATTATTGCGCTACGGCTTGGCGAACTGCTGACGATGTATATCGTCACCGCGTTTGCCCTCAATTATTCCACGACTCATCTTGGGCTATCGCGGGATATCTTCCTGAACATCGGGCTGCTGGTGGGGGCGATCAGCTGCGTATCTATTCCTTTCTTTGCCTATCTGGCAGATAGCTTTGGCCGCCGTCGGATCTACGTTACTGGTGCACTGATTGGGGCGGCGAGTGCGGTGCCATTCTTTATGGCGCTGGAAAGCCATAACACACTGCTGATTCTGTTCTTTGCCATCATGTTGGCGAATATTGCTCACGATATGATTGTTAGCGTACAGCAGCCCATGTTTACTGAGCTATTTGGTACGGCGTACCGCTATAGCGGGGCGGGTGTGGGTTATCAGGTCGCCAGCGTGGTTGGCGGCGGGTTTACACCTTTTATCGCTGTTCTACTGGTGCAGTTTATGGATGGCTCATGGCACGCGGTGGCGGCTTACCTTGCTATTGGTTGTTTGCTGTCGGCGATTGTCGGGATGCAGATGAAAGCAAAACCGACGGATGCTTCACCTCACTAA
- a CDS encoding PLP-dependent aminotransferase family protein, protein MTRYQHLAGLLEQRIEQGLYQSGERLPSVRALSTEHGVSISTVQQAYHLLETRQLIMPQPRSGYFVTPRKATPPVPALTRPAQRPVEITQWESVLELVNVRLETNVLKFGSGMPDVSQPTIKPLWKEMSRLCQYQDPRVLQYDSVYGVPALREQIARLTVDCGCQLTQDDIVITTGCQEALFVAVRAVCQPGDIVAVESPAFPGTMQILRGLDVKAIEIPTDSVTGISLEALRLALDQWPIKAVLLVPSCNNPLGFIMPDARKKSLVTLAQHFDIAIIEDDAYGELAYEYPRPRAIKSFDEDGRVLLCSSFSKNLAPGLRVGWIAPGRYLERVIHTKYISTGSTVVQPQLAVAEFIRNGHYQPHLRRMRAQYKANLDTFTCWVREYFPSNICVSRPQGGFLMWIELPEYFDSLKLSREVRKAGIQIAAGSLFSASGKYRNCIRLNYANRFTEEMREGLRIVGNEVAKMMHTFPDQNAP, encoded by the coding sequence ATGACGCGTTATCAACACTTGGCTGGGCTGTTAGAACAGCGGATCGAACAAGGGTTGTACCAAAGCGGAGAGCGGCTGCCTTCTGTACGGGCACTGAGTACAGAGCATGGTGTGAGCATCAGTACCGTACAGCAAGCCTATCATCTGCTGGAAACCCGGCAGTTGATTATGCCGCAGCCGCGTTCGGGATATTTTGTCACACCGCGTAAGGCAACGCCGCCCGTACCCGCGCTGACGCGTCCTGCTCAACGCCCGGTTGAGATCACGCAGTGGGAATCGGTGCTGGAGTTGGTGAACGTGCGTCTGGAAACCAACGTGCTGAAATTTGGTAGCGGAATGCCGGATGTAAGCCAGCCGACCATCAAACCACTGTGGAAAGAGATGAGTCGCCTCTGCCAATATCAGGATCCTCGGGTTTTACAATATGACAGCGTGTATGGCGTGCCTGCGTTGCGCGAACAGATTGCTCGTCTTACCGTCGACTGCGGCTGCCAACTGACTCAAGATGATATTGTGATCACGACCGGATGTCAGGAAGCCTTATTTGTTGCCGTCCGCGCCGTTTGTCAGCCTGGTGATATCGTAGCCGTTGAGTCACCGGCTTTTCCGGGCACGATGCAGATCCTCCGTGGACTTGATGTCAAAGCGATAGAGATCCCAACTGACTCAGTCACGGGGATCAGTCTCGAAGCATTGAGGCTGGCGCTGGATCAGTGGCCGATCAAAGCCGTACTTCTGGTGCCGAGCTGTAACAATCCGCTTGGCTTCATCATGCCAGACGCCCGTAAAAAATCGCTGGTGACGCTGGCGCAGCATTTTGATATCGCGATTATTGAAGATGATGCCTATGGCGAGTTGGCCTATGAATATCCGCGTCCCCGTGCGATCAAATCATTTGATGAAGACGGACGTGTACTGTTGTGCAGTTCGTTTTCAAAGAATCTGGCTCCCGGTTTGCGCGTTGGCTGGATTGCTCCGGGGCGCTATCTGGAGCGGGTGATTCATACAAAATACATCAGTACAGGATCGACGGTGGTGCAGCCCCAGCTAGCCGTGGCGGAATTTATTCGTAACGGACACTATCAACCTCACCTACGCCGCATGCGTGCTCAGTACAAAGCGAATCTGGATACGTTTACTTGCTGGGTGCGTGAGTATTTTCCGTCAAACATCTGTGTGAGCCGTCCCCAGGGGGGCTTTCTGATGTGGATTGAACTGCCCGAATATTTTGATTCGCTCAAGCTCAGTCGTGAGGTCAGAAAAGCAGGCATACAGATAGCCGCTGGCTCGCTCTTCTCCGCCTCAGGCAAATATCGCAATTGTATTCGACTCAATTATGCCAATCGCTTTACGGAAGAAATGAGAGAAGGGCTGCGCATTGTGGGCAATGAAGTCGCGAAGATGATGCACACTTTTCCTGACCAGAACGCACCCTGA
- a CDS encoding HesA/MoeB/ThiF family protein produces MVTTHHPAPAGLSDSEFMRYSRQLMLEDIGPEGQEKLKAARVLLVGLGGLGAPASLYLAAAGVGTLLLADDDSLHISNLQRQILYRTSDTDKPKAVLAQRQLQALNPHSEAIAITERLSGDALYSAVSRVDLVLDCSDNMTTRHAVNAACFSAGKPLISGSAVGFSGQLAVFTPPYHAGCYACLYPDTTEPQRNCRTAGVLGPVVGVIGTLQALEAIKLLAGIPSALDGKLRMFNGKQQSWNTLQLTRAPHCPVCGGKHENHAE; encoded by the coding sequence ATGGTAACGACTCACCATCCAGCGCCTGCCGGACTGAGCGATAGCGAATTCATGCGCTACAGCCGTCAACTAATGCTGGAAGATATTGGCCCGGAAGGTCAGGAGAAGCTCAAAGCCGCCCGCGTTCTGCTCGTTGGGCTGGGTGGGCTTGGGGCGCCCGCTTCGCTCTATCTGGCCGCCGCTGGGGTCGGCACGCTACTGCTTGCCGACGATGACTCACTGCACATCAGCAACCTGCAACGCCAGATTCTGTATCGCACCAGCGACACCGACAAACCCAAAGCCGTGTTGGCGCAGCGTCAGCTACAGGCATTAAATCCGCACTCAGAAGCGATTGCGATTACCGAAAGGCTCAGCGGTGACGCGTTATACAGCGCCGTCAGCCGCGTCGATCTGGTGCTGGATTGCAGCGACAACATGACCACGCGCCACGCGGTTAACGCCGCCTGTTTTAGCGCAGGCAAGCCGCTCATCAGCGGGAGCGCCGTCGGTTTCAGCGGCCAGCTCGCCGTCTTCACACCGCCTTATCACGCTGGCTGCTACGCTTGCCTGTACCCCGATACGACCGAACCGCAGCGCAACTGCCGCACCGCCGGCGTGCTGGGGCCGGTGGTCGGCGTGATTGGCACGCTTCAGGCACTGGAAGCGATAAAACTGCTGGCCGGTATACCGTCCGCGCTAGACGGCAAGCTGAGGATGTTCAATGGCAAACAGCAGAGTTGGAACACGCTCCAACTGACGCGTGCCCCCCATTGCCCAGTATGTGGAGGGAAGCATGAAAATCACGCTGAATGA
- the thiS gene encoding sulfur carrier protein ThiS produces MKITLNDEPFECPEATTVEALLSQINRLQPGTALAINQTIIPHATWPQHQVQDGDDILLFQAIAGG; encoded by the coding sequence ATGAAAATCACGCTGAATGACGAACCCTTTGAATGCCCAGAGGCCACCACGGTTGAAGCGCTGCTGAGCCAGATCAATCGGCTCCAGCCTGGCACAGCGCTGGCCATCAACCAAACCATTATCCCGCACGCCACCTGGCCACAACATCAGGTGCAAGACGGTGATGATATTTTGCTTTTTCAGGCAATCGCGGGAGGATGA
- the thiE gene encoding thiamine phosphate synthase: MTDSTTFAPTAQRLGLYPVVDSVEWIERLLGVGVKTIQLRIKDRSDEQAEADVIQAIALGRRYQAQLFINDYWKLAVKHQAYGVHLGQEDLNTADLAAIKQAGMRLGVSTHDDRELARAVAINPSYIALGHIFPTQTKDMPSAPQGLAELTRHITDLQDRFPTVAIGGISIDRVPAVLATGVGSIAVVSAITQAPDWRQATTTLLKMIEGREA; the protein is encoded by the coding sequence ATGACGGACTCGACGACTTTTGCCCCAACGGCACAGCGACTGGGGCTTTATCCCGTCGTCGATAGCGTGGAGTGGATCGAGCGACTACTCGGCGTCGGGGTGAAAACGATCCAGCTTAGGATCAAAGATCGGTCAGATGAACAAGCCGAAGCCGATGTGATCCAGGCGATCGCATTGGGTCGCCGCTATCAGGCGCAGCTCTTCATCAATGACTACTGGAAATTAGCGGTAAAACATCAGGCATACGGCGTACATCTGGGTCAGGAAGACCTGAATACTGCCGATCTGGCCGCGATTAAACAAGCGGGTATGCGCTTAGGCGTCTCTACGCATGACGATCGTGAACTGGCACGCGCGGTGGCGATAAACCCGTCCTATATCGCGCTGGGGCATATTTTCCCGACGCAAACCAAGGATATGCCATCAGCGCCGCAGGGGCTGGCCGAACTAACGCGGCACATAACCGATCTGCAGGACCGTTTTCCCACCGTTGCAATTGGCGGCATCAGCATCGACAGAGTACCTGCGGTGCTGGCAACGGGCGTCGGCAGCATTGCCGTCGTCAGCGCCATTACTCAGGCACCAGACTGGCGGCAGGCCACCACGACGCTGCTCAAAATGATTGAAGGACGGGAGGCATGA
- the thiH gene encoding 2-iminoacetate synthase ThiH produces MSVDFQTVWEQLDWDDLTLCINSKTARDVERALAAPHLTRGDFMALISPAASAYLEPLAQRAQQLTRQRFGNTVSFYVPLYLSNLCSNDCTYCGFSMSNHIKRKTLDEAEILRECAAIKKLGFEHLLLVTGEHQRKVGMDYFRRVFPLIRPLFSSLMIEVQPLSQDEYAELKTLGLDGVMVYQETYHPATYQLHHLKGQKQDFHWRLATPDRLGRAGIDKIGLGALIGLSNSWRTDCYMVAEHLLHLQRNYWQSRYSISFPRLRPCAGGIEPASLMNEAQLMQVICAFRLLSPDIELSLSTRESPFFRDHAIPIAINTVSAFSKTQPGGYADDHPELEQFSPHDSRRPEEVAQAIIRAGLQPVWKDWDSYLGRESLRR; encoded by the coding sequence ATGAGCGTCGATTTCCAAACCGTCTGGGAACAGCTCGACTGGGATGACCTGACGCTGTGCATCAACAGTAAAACCGCACGTGATGTCGAGCGAGCGCTTGCTGCCCCACACCTGACACGTGGCGATTTTATGGCGCTCATTTCACCTGCCGCCAGCGCCTATCTGGAACCGCTAGCTCAGCGGGCGCAACAGCTCACCCGCCAGCGTTTCGGCAATACGGTAAGCTTCTATGTCCCGCTGTACCTGTCCAACCTGTGCTCTAACGACTGCACCTACTGCGGCTTTTCGATGAGTAACCACATCAAGCGAAAAACGCTGGATGAAGCAGAGATCCTGCGTGAATGCGCCGCTATCAAGAAACTGGGGTTTGAACACTTGTTGCTCGTGACCGGCGAACACCAGCGTAAAGTAGGCATGGATTATTTTCGTCGCGTCTTTCCACTCATCCGACCGCTCTTCAGTTCGCTGATGATTGAAGTTCAGCCGCTGTCGCAAGACGAATATGCCGAGTTGAAAACGCTGGGGTTAGATGGCGTGATGGTCTATCAGGAAACCTATCATCCGGCGACCTATCAACTGCATCATCTAAAAGGACAAAAGCAGGATTTCCATTGGCGACTCGCCACGCCGGATCGACTGGGTCGTGCGGGGATCGACAAGATCGGGCTAGGCGCTTTAATCGGCCTGTCCAATAGCTGGCGCACCGACTGCTACATGGTGGCGGAACACCTGCTGCACTTACAGCGGAACTACTGGCAGAGCCGGTATTCTATCTCGTTCCCGCGCCTGCGCCCCTGTGCAGGCGGCATTGAACCGGCGTCGCTTATGAATGAAGCGCAGCTCATGCAGGTCATTTGTGCATTCCGGTTGCTGTCACCGGATATTGAGCTGTCGCTTTCCACGCGTGAATCGCCTTTCTTTCGCGATCATGCCATTCCTATCGCAATTAACACCGTCAGCGCATTTTCCAAAACCCAGCCAGGTGGCTACGCCGACGACCATCCTGAACTGGAACAGTTTTCACCGCATGATTCACGACGCCCTGAAGAGGTAGCGCAGGCCATCATACGAGCAGGTCTCCAGCCCGTATGGAAAGACTGGGACAGTTATTTAGGCAGAGAGTCATTGCGCAGGTAA
- the thiC gene encoding phosphomethylpyrimidine synthase ThiC, giving the protein MSTEPLSIKTSSVKTELSTASKSGRREQRAAAQQFIETLQGTAFPNSKRIYLTGSRDDIHVPMREIQLSPTLLGGSKDNPQYEPNEPIPVYDTSGPYGDPAAQPDVRVGLAKLRASWIAERYDTESLSGVSSDFTQQRLADAGLDHLRFEHLPRPLRAKAGQRVTQLHYARQGIITPEMEFIAIRENMGRERIRGEVLRQQHPGQSFGALLPENITPEFVRQEVAAGRAIIPSNINHPESEPMIIGRNFLVKVNANIGNSAVTSSIEEEVEKLVWSTRWGADTVMDLSTGRYIHETREWILRNSPVPIGTVPIYQALEKVNGVAENLNWEMFRDTLLEQAEQGVDYFTIHAGVLLRYVPMTAKRLTGIVSRGGSIMAKWCLSHHKESFLYEHFREICEICAAYDVALSLGDGLRPGSIQDANDEAQFAELHTLGELTKIAWEYDVQVMIEGPGHVPMQMIRRNMTEELEHCHEAPFYTLGPLTTDIAPGYDHFTSGIGAAMIGWFGCAMLCYVTPKEHLGLPNKEDVKQGLITYKIAAHAADLAKGHPGAQIRDNAMSKARFEFRWEDQFNLALDPQTARAYHDETLPQESGKVAHFCSMCGPKFCSMKISQEVRDYAAKQEAEAKPVEVGMAQMSQEFRSRGSELYHSATSLQTEESK; this is encoded by the coding sequence ATGTCTACAGAACCCTTGTCTATAAAAACCTCGTCGGTAAAGACAGAGTTATCTACAGCATCCAAATCCGGTCGCCGTGAACAGCGTGCCGCCGCCCAGCAGTTTATTGAAACCTTACAGGGAACCGCCTTTCCCAATTCCAAACGCATTTACCTGACAGGTTCACGCGATGACATCCACGTACCGATGCGAGAAATTCAGCTTAGCCCGACGTTGCTTGGCGGCAGTAAAGACAACCCCCAATACGAACCCAATGAGCCAATTCCGGTTTACGATACGTCAGGGCCTTATGGCGACCCCGCTGCGCAACCCGATGTCCGCGTTGGGCTAGCGAAGCTGCGCGCCAGCTGGATTGCAGAACGTTACGACACCGAGTCGCTATCCGGCGTCAGCTCCGATTTCACCCAACAGCGGTTGGCGGATGCCGGTCTGGATCATCTGCGTTTCGAACATTTGCCACGACCTTTGCGTGCCAAAGCAGGCCAACGCGTTACCCAGCTCCACTATGCCCGACAGGGGATCATTACCCCCGAAATGGAATTTATCGCCATTCGCGAAAATATGGGGCGCGAGCGTATTCGCGGCGAGGTACTACGCCAGCAGCATCCAGGGCAAAGTTTTGGCGCCCTTCTGCCAGAAAACATCACGCCGGAATTTGTCCGTCAGGAAGTGGCCGCCGGGCGTGCCATTATTCCCTCAAACATCAATCACCCCGAATCGGAACCGATGATTATCGGCCGTAATTTTCTGGTGAAGGTTAACGCCAATATCGGTAACTCCGCCGTGACGTCTTCCATCGAAGAAGAGGTGGAAAAGCTGGTCTGGTCTACCCGCTGGGGCGCGGATACCGTGATGGATCTCTCCACCGGCCGCTATATTCACGAGACCCGCGAGTGGATTCTGCGTAACAGCCCCGTGCCAATCGGGACGGTACCGATTTATCAGGCGCTGGAAAAAGTGAACGGTGTGGCGGAAAACCTGAACTGGGAAATGTTCCGCGATACGCTGCTGGAGCAGGCAGAACAGGGCGTGGACTATTTTACGATCCACGCTGGCGTGTTGTTACGCTACGTGCCGATGACCGCCAAACGCCTGACCGGCATCGTATCACGCGGCGGTTCCATTATGGCAAAGTGGTGCCTGTCGCATCACAAAGAGAGCTTCCTGTACGAACACTTCCGTGAAATCTGTGAAATTTGTGCCGCTTACGATGTTGCGCTGTCGCTGGGTGACGGCTTACGCCCGGGTTCCATTCAGGACGCCAACGACGAAGCCCAGTTTGCCGAGCTGCATACGTTAGGTGAGCTGACCAAAATTGCCTGGGAATACGACGTTCAGGTGATGATCGAAGGCCCCGGCCACGTTCCGATGCAGATGATCCGCCGCAATATGACCGAAGAGCTTGAACACTGCCACGAAGCACCATTCTATACGCTCGGCCCGCTGACCACCGATATCGCTCCGGGTTACGATCACTTCACCTCTGGCATCGGTGCCGCCATGATCGGCTGGTTCGGCTGTGCGATGCTCTGTTACGTGACGCCGAAGGAACATCTTGGCTTGCCGAACAAAGAAGACGTCAAACAGGGGCTGATTACCTACAAGATCGCCGCTCACGCCGCTGATTTGGCGAAAGGCCACCCCGGTGCGCAGATCCGTGATAACGCCATGTCAAAAGCACGTTTCGAATTCCGCTGGGAAGACCAGTTCAATCTGGCGCTCGATCCCCAAACCGCCCGTGCCTACCACGATGAAACGCTGCCGCAGGAATCCGGCAAAGTCGCCCACTTCTGTTCCATGTGCGGCCCTAAATTCTGCTCGATGAAAATCTCACAGGAAGTACGCGACTACGCCGCGAAACAGGAAGCAGAAGCCAAACCAGTTGAAGTGGGTATGGCGCAGATGTCGCAAGAATTCCGCTCGCGCGGCAGCGAGCTTTATCACAGCGCCACCAGCCTGCAAACCGAGGAAAGCAAATGA
- the rsd gene encoding sigma D regulator: MLNQLQSLTEYVGGNNALIDQWLQARKRLLVAYYHLVGIKPNKETLSLLDEEALDNFCQNLVDYLSTGHFHLYEKMLHEAATHSEQVLALSTQLDFALQNNTQQIMTFYDSHLAAAIDHDNCLEFQQALSHVGEALEERFTLEDRMIQQVYDK, from the coding sequence ATGCTAAACCAGCTACAAAGTCTAACTGAATACGTTGGTGGCAATAATGCGTTAATCGACCAATGGCTACAAGCGCGTAAGCGGCTTCTGGTGGCTTACTATCATCTGGTTGGCATCAAGCCGAACAAGGAAACGCTTTCTCTTCTGGATGAAGAGGCATTGGATAATTTTTGCCAGAATCTGGTGGACTATCTTTCTACCGGCCACTTTCATTTATACGAAAAAATGCTGCATGAAGCAGCGACGCACAGCGAACAAGTATTAGCGCTTTCCACCCAGCTCGACTTCGCCCTGCAAAATAACACACAGCAAATTATGACGTTTTACGATAGCCATCTGGCGGCAGCCATCGACCATGATAACTGCCTCGAATTCCAGCAGGCACTCTCCCACGTCGGCGAAGCGCTGGAGGAACGTTTTACGTTAGAAGACAGAATGATTCAGCAGGTTTACGACAAATAG
- the nudC gene encoding NAD(+) diphosphatase, giving the protein MEQTLKGDETGWWVVSDAVQIWLPQGELPRGTATAWSLQGKTARQIGEWQGLPVWLVCQGRDTDMASVRQLLDQDVDLFQLAGRGVQLAEFYRSHRFCGYCGHDMVRSKTELACLCHHCKERYYPQIAPCIIVAIRRGDEILLAQHNRHRGNMYTVLAGFVEVGEMLEQTVVREVMEESQIQIKNLRYVSSQPWPFPHSLMMAFMADYAGGEIKHDPKELRDAGWFRYDQLPQLPPPGTVARRLIEDTVVLCRTYHENEG; this is encoded by the coding sequence ATGGAACAGACGCTAAAAGGTGATGAAACCGGCTGGTGGGTGGTTAGCGACGCGGTACAAATCTGGCTCCCTCAGGGAGAATTGCCGCGCGGAACGGCTACGGCGTGGTCGTTGCAGGGGAAAACGGCTCGCCAAATCGGTGAATGGCAAGGACTGCCTGTCTGGTTGGTGTGCCAGGGCCGCGATACCGATATGGCATCGGTTCGCCAACTGCTCGATCAGGACGTGGATTTATTCCAACTGGCAGGGCGAGGCGTACAGTTGGCTGAGTTCTATCGTTCTCATCGTTTTTGTGGTTATTGCGGCCATGATATGGTGCGGAGCAAAACGGAGCTGGCGTGCTTATGTCACCACTGCAAAGAGCGCTATTATCCGCAGATCGCGCCTTGCATCATCGTTGCGATTCGCCGTGGTGATGAGATTCTGCTAGCGCAGCACAATCGGCATCGCGGAAACATGTACACCGTGCTGGCTGGGTTTGTAGAAGTGGGCGAAATGCTGGAGCAGACGGTCGTGCGTGAGGTAATGGAAGAGAGCCAAATTCAGATAAAAAACTTGCGCTATGTGAGCTCGCAGCCTTGGCCATTCCCTCATTCTCTGATGATGGCGTTTATGGCCGATTATGCAGGTGGTGAAATCAAGCATGATCCGAAAGAGCTACGTGACGCGGGCTGGTTCCGTTATGACCAACTCCCGCAGTTGCCTCCACCGGGCACCGTCGCGCGTCGGCTTATTGAAGATACGGTGGTACTGTGCCGCACTTATCACGAGAACGAAGGCTGA
- a CDS encoding DUF1127 domain-containing protein: MEFHENRSQKPFRESPFWLMLILPYRLWKAWRARAQTLKILRNMSDDGLKDIGLKRSDLDRFR; this comes from the coding sequence ATGGAATTTCATGAGAATCGATCACAAAAACCGTTCCGCGAGTCACCATTTTGGCTAATGCTGATTTTGCCTTACCGCTTGTGGAAAGCCTGGCGGGCAAGGGCACAAACGCTGAAGATACTACGAAATATGAGCGATGACGGGCTTAAGGATATTGGGCTAAAGCGAAGCGATCTTGATCGGTTCAGATAG
- a CDS encoding thiazole synthase — protein MLHIADTTFTSRLLTGTGKFATPELMLAALEASGSQLVTMAMKRVDLNGGNDAILAPLRQLGITLLPNTSGAKTADEAIFAARLAREALGTRWLKLEIHPDVKYLLPDPIETLKAAEQLVKEGFTVLPYCGADPVLCKRLEEVGCAAVMPLGAPIGSNQGLQTRDFLRIIIEQARVPVIVDAGIGAPSHAAEALEMGADAVLVNTAIAVARDPVAMAHAFRLAVDAGGLACQAGLGSKQFVASATSPLTGFLHQQTEGAER, from the coding sequence ATGCTGCACATTGCCGATACGACATTCACTTCACGGCTGCTGACCGGCACTGGGAAATTCGCCACGCCAGAATTGATGCTGGCAGCACTTGAGGCTTCTGGTTCTCAGTTAGTCACTATGGCGATGAAACGCGTTGACCTGAACGGCGGCAACGACGCCATTCTCGCCCCGCTACGCCAGCTCGGTATTACGCTGCTGCCGAATACCTCAGGGGCCAAAACCGCAGACGAAGCCATTTTTGCGGCCCGACTGGCGCGAGAAGCGCTGGGCACTCGCTGGCTGAAGCTGGAAATTCACCCCGATGTGAAATACCTGCTGCCCGATCCTATCGAAACCCTGAAAGCCGCCGAACAGCTGGTAAAAGAGGGATTTACGGTGCTGCCCTACTGCGGTGCCGACCCTGTGTTGTGCAAACGGTTGGAAGAAGTCGGCTGTGCGGCAGTGATGCCGCTGGGCGCACCGATCGGCTCCAATCAAGGACTGCAAACGCGAGATTTTCTCCGCATCATCATCGAACAGGCGCGTGTTCCGGTGATTGTCGATGCGGGCATTGGCGCGCCCAGTCATGCGGCCGAGGCACTGGAAATGGGAGCCGACGCTGTACTGGTCAACACGGCCATCGCCGTTGCCCGCGATCCCGTAGCGATGGCACACGCATTCAGACTGGCAGTCGATGCCGGTGGGCTTGCCTGTCAGGCCGGTCTGGGAAGTAAGCAATTTGTCGCCAGCGCCACCAGCCCGCTCACCGGTTTTCTGCATCAGCAAACAGAAGGGGCGGAGCGATGA